The proteins below are encoded in one region of Triticum aestivum cultivar Chinese Spring chromosome 1B, IWGSC CS RefSeq v2.1, whole genome shotgun sequence:
- the LOC123139483 gene encoding proline--tRNA ligase, cytoplasmic: MSTNKGGGGGKKKKEVKKETKLGMAYKKDDNFGEWYSEVVVNSEMIEYYDISGCYILRPWAMEIWELLKEFFDAEIKKLKLKPYYFPLFVTENVLQKEKDHIEGFAPEVAWVTKSGKSDLEAPIAIRPTSETVMYPYFSKWIRSHRDLPLKCNQWCNVVRWEFSNPTPFIRSREFLWQEGHTVFATKEEADEEVLQILELYRRIYEEFLAVPVSKGRKSEMEKFAGGLYTTSVEAFIPNTGRGIQGATSHCLGQNFAKMFDITFENEKGERSMVWQNSWAYTTRAIGVMVMTHGDDKGLVLPPKVAPIQVIVIPVPFKDADTTAIKGACESAVYTLNQAGIRADLDARENYSPGWKYSQWEMKGVPLRIEIGPKDLANKQVRIVRRDNGTKVDIPSTDLVEQVRVLLDGIQANLLETAKAKRDACVVIISTWDEFIAALNDKKLILAPWCDEEEVEKDVKARTKGELGAAKTLCTPFDQPDLPSGTACFASGKPAQKWSFWGRSY; this comes from the exons ATGTCGACCAACAAGGGCGGAGGCGGAG ggaagaagaagaaggaggtgaAGAAGGAGACAAAACTGGGGATGGCGTACAAGAAGGATGATAACTTTGGGGAGTGGTACTCTGAG GTTGTTGTGAACAGTGAAATGATTGAGTACTATGACATCTCTGGTTGTTATATCTTGAGGCCTTGGGCGATGGAAATATGGGAGTTGCTGAAA GAATTTTTTGATGCAGAAATAAAGAAGTTGAAGCTGAAACCATATTATTTCCCTTTGTTTGTTACGGAGAATGTTCTGCAGAAGGAGAAAGACCATATTGAGGGTTTTGCCCCTGAG GTAGCGTGGGTTACTAAATCTGGAAAATCTGATCTGGAAGCTCCTATTGCAATCCGTCCAACAAGTGAGACTGTCATGTATCCATACTTCTCTAAATGGATAAGAAGCCACCGGGACTTACCTTTGAAGTGTAACCAGTGGTGCAATGTTGTCAGATGGGAGTTTAGCAATCCAACTCCTTTCATAAG GAGCCGTGAATTTCTTTGGCAAGAAGGCCATACAGTATTTGCAACTAAAGAGGAGGCAGATGAAGAG GTCCTCCAAATATTGGAACTCTACAGGAGAATATatgaagaatttttagcagttcCAGTGTCCAAAGGAAGGAAAAGTGAGATGGAAAAGTTTGCCGGTGGACTTTATACAACCAGTGTAGAG GCCTTCATTCCAAATACCGGCCGTGGTATACAAGGTGCAACTTCACATTGTCTTGGCCAAAACTTTGCAAAGATGTTTGATATCACCTTTGAGAATGAAAAGGGTGAACGGTCCATGGTGTGGCAGAACTCTTGGGCATACACTACCCGCGCG ATTGGGGTCATGGTAATGACACATGGTGATGACAAGGGCTTAGTGCTGCCACCAAAGGTGGCACCTATCCAGGTCATTGTCATTCCTGTGCCATTTAAAGATGCTGACACAACAGCTATTAAAGGGGCGTGTGAGTCGGCTGTTTACACCTTGAACCAAGCTGGGATTCGAGCAGATTTGGATGCTCGTGAAAACTACTCTCCTGGTTGGAAATATTCTCAATGGGAAATGAAAGGTGTTCCTTTGAGAATCGAGATAGGTCCAAAAGATCTGGCGAACAAGCAG GTGCGCATTGTCCGGCGAGACAATGGTACAAAGGTTGATATTCCTTCAACCGACTTGGTTGAGCAGGTTAGAGTGTTGCTGGACGGGATTCAAGCAAACTTATTGGAAACAGCGAAAGCAAAGAGAGATGCCTGCGTTGTAATCATCAGCACTTGGGATGAATTCATAGCAGCTCTCAATGACAAAAAGTTGATCTTGGCTCCATGGTGTGATGAGGAG GAGGTGGAGAAGGACGTGAAAGCTCGGACCAAAGGTGAACTTGGAGCTGCGAAAACATTGTGTACTCCATTTGACCAGCCAGATCTTCCTTCTG GAACCGCGTGCTTTGCTTCCGGAAAGCCTGCTCAAAAGTGGTCGTTCTGGGGTCGCAGCTATTGA